One Azoarcus sp. DN11 DNA segment encodes these proteins:
- a CDS encoding 2-dehydropantoate 2-reductase: protein MRIAVMGAGAVGCYYGGMLARAGHEVTLIGRPVHVDAVTRDGLLLDTRDFQERVPVRASTSAEAVRGAQLVLCCVKSTDTASAAAELAPHLAAEAIVLSLQNGVDNAERLQALLGREVGAAVVYVATEMAGPGHVKHHGRGELVIGPSDASARLVELFAAAGVPVEVSDNVVGALWAKLILNCAYNALSAITQLPYGRLAAGDSVEDVMRDVVQECLDLAWAEGITVPGDSWESVQRIAQTMPAQFSSTAQDLARGKRSEIDHLNGFVLRRGKALGVATPVNRVLYSLVKLLEERDAGQLASPAA from the coding sequence ATGAGGATTGCAGTGATGGGAGCCGGCGCAGTCGGCTGCTACTACGGCGGCATGCTCGCGCGCGCCGGCCACGAGGTGACGCTGATCGGCCGTCCCGTGCACGTGGATGCCGTGACGCGCGATGGCCTGCTGCTCGACACGCGCGATTTCCAGGAGCGCGTGCCCGTGCGGGCGAGCACCAGCGCCGAGGCCGTGCGTGGTGCGCAGCTCGTGCTGTGCTGCGTGAAATCGACCGACACCGCCAGCGCCGCCGCGGAACTGGCGCCGCACCTCGCGGCGGAAGCGATCGTGCTCAGCCTGCAGAACGGCGTCGACAATGCGGAGCGGCTGCAGGCGCTATTGGGCCGTGAGGTTGGTGCCGCCGTGGTCTATGTGGCGACCGAGATGGCGGGCCCCGGCCATGTGAAGCACCACGGCCGCGGCGAGCTGGTGATCGGGCCGTCCGACGCGTCCGCCCGGCTCGTCGAACTGTTCGCCGCCGCTGGGGTGCCTGTCGAAGTTTCGGACAACGTCGTCGGCGCCCTGTGGGCGAAGCTGATCCTCAACTGCGCCTACAACGCGCTGTCGGCGATCACGCAACTGCCCTACGGCCGGCTCGCGGCCGGCGACAGCGTCGAGGACGTGATGCGCGACGTGGTACAGGAATGCCTCGACCTGGCGTGGGCCGAAGGCATCACGGTGCCGGGCGACAGCTGGGAGTCGGTGCAGCGGATCGCGCAGACGATGCCGGCGCAGTTCTCGTCGACCGCGCAGGATCTCGCGCGCGGCAAGCGCAGCGAAATCGATCACCTGAACGGCTTTGTGCTGCGCCGGGGCAAGGCGCTGGGCGTCGCAACACCAGTGAACCGCGTGCTCTACAGCCTGGTGAAGCTTCTGGAAGAGCGCGACGCCGGCCAGCTTGCATCCCCTGCCGCCTGA
- a CDS encoding DUF1615 domain-containing protein, with the protein MPPAPADGRFVPGFPPRAHEQEARRFVYALLPPGVARERDEWAADIVAAFMGLHLAPSAENFCASIAVIEQESGFQADPVVPGLSRIVWREIETRRKHYLIPKMALDAALAKPSRDGRTYRQRIDSLKTELQMSILYGDIIDEVPGGKRLLSGYNPVHTGGPMQVSVAFAEAHLREKPYAGVTNGRVREAVFSRRGGVYFGIAHLLDYPAPYRSPLYRFADFNAGRYASRNAAFQLALGKVAGRPLVPDGDLLRYEDGRPSAATSDTQRAVAKISRRLRLNEAEIDSALQQEKTEAFGRTTLYQRVFALADEAAGRPVPHEAVPQIRLKSPKITSKITTEWFANRVNMRYRSCMDRAAAVPDLQVQANGSRRL; encoded by the coding sequence GTGCCGCCAGCCCCGGCAGACGGCCGCTTCGTCCCGGGTTTCCCGCCGCGTGCGCACGAGCAGGAAGCGCGCCGGTTCGTGTATGCGCTGCTGCCCCCCGGTGTCGCCCGCGAACGCGACGAGTGGGCGGCGGACATCGTCGCAGCCTTCATGGGGCTGCACCTCGCGCCCAGCGCGGAGAACTTCTGCGCATCGATCGCCGTCATCGAGCAGGAATCGGGTTTCCAGGCGGATCCCGTGGTGCCCGGTCTGTCGCGCATCGTGTGGCGCGAGATCGAAACGCGGCGCAAGCACTACCTGATCCCGAAGATGGCGCTGGATGCCGCACTCGCGAAGCCTTCGCGCGACGGGCGGACGTACCGGCAACGCATCGACAGCCTGAAGACCGAGCTCCAGATGAGCATCCTCTACGGCGACATCATCGACGAGGTGCCCGGCGGCAAGCGACTGCTCAGCGGTTATAACCCGGTGCACACGGGTGGCCCGATGCAGGTGAGCGTCGCGTTCGCCGAAGCGCATCTGCGCGAGAAACCCTACGCGGGCGTGACCAACGGCAGGGTGCGGGAGGCCGTGTTCTCGCGCCGCGGCGGGGTCTATTTCGGCATTGCGCACCTGCTGGATTATCCCGCGCCATACCGCAGCCCGCTCTACCGCTTCGCAGACTTCAACGCCGGCCGTTACGCGAGCCGCAACGCCGCGTTCCAGCTGGCGCTGGGCAAGGTGGCGGGGCGGCCGCTGGTGCCGGACGGGGACCTGCTGCGCTACGAGGATGGCCGCCCCAGCGCCGCCACGAGCGATACGCAGCGGGCCGTCGCGAAAATTTCGCGGCGCCTGCGGCTAAACGAGGCCGAAATCGACTCCGCGCTGCAACAGGAGAAAACCGAAGCCTTCGGCCGGACGACGCTCTACCAGCGGGTGTTCGCGCTCGCCGACGAAGCGGCCGGGCGCCCGGTGCCCCACGAGGCGGTTCCGCAGATCCGGCTGAAGAGCCCCAAGATCACGAGCAAGATCACGACGGAGTGGTTCGCCAACAGGGTGAACATGCGCTATCGCAGCTGCATGGACCGCGCAGCCGCAGTGCCCGATCTGCAGGTGCAGGCGAACGGCAGTCGTCGGCTGTGA
- a CDS encoding rubredoxin: protein MQRHECCACRYVYDERIGEPDDGIAPGTRWAQVPSDWGCPDCGRPKSGFANMAD, encoded by the coding sequence ATGCAGCGCCACGAGTGCTGCGCATGCCGCTATGTCTACGACGAGCGGATCGGCGAACCCGATGACGGCATCGCGCCGGGTACGCGCTGGGCGCAGGTCCCGTCCGACTGGGGCTGCCCGGATTGCGGACGGCCCAAGTCGGGCTTCGCGAACATGGCCGACTGA
- a CDS encoding enoyl-CoA hydratase codes for MTSVILTETRGKVGLIRINRPEVFNALNDDVMTAIGEALDGFDADPSIACVVVTGSEKAFAAGADIAAMRAMDYMDAYKGDFITRNWERLKTFRKPTIAAVSGVALGGGCELAMMCDIVFAADNARFGQPEIRIGTIPGAGGTQRLPRAVGKTKAMDLCLTGRMMDAQEAERSGLVARIFPPESVLDEALAAAAKIAEFSLPVLMMMKETVNRAFEGPLNEGLLFERRTLHATFGLADQKEGMAAFVEKRPPRFTHR; via the coding sequence ATGACTTCGGTAATCCTCACTGAAACGCGCGGCAAAGTCGGCCTCATCCGCATCAACCGCCCGGAAGTCTTCAATGCGCTCAACGACGACGTGATGACCGCGATCGGCGAGGCGCTCGACGGCTTCGATGCGGACCCCAGCATCGCCTGCGTCGTGGTGACCGGCTCCGAAAAAGCCTTCGCTGCCGGCGCAGATATCGCGGCGATGCGGGCGATGGACTACATGGACGCCTACAAGGGCGACTTCATCACGCGCAACTGGGAACGCCTCAAGACCTTCCGCAAGCCGACCATCGCCGCGGTATCGGGCGTCGCGCTGGGCGGTGGATGCGAACTGGCGATGATGTGCGACATCGTCTTCGCTGCCGACAATGCCCGCTTCGGCCAGCCGGAGATCAGGATCGGCACCATTCCCGGCGCCGGCGGCACGCAGCGCCTGCCGCGTGCGGTGGGCAAGACCAAGGCGATGGACCTGTGCCTCACCGGGCGCATGATGGACGCGCAGGAAGCGGAGCGCAGCGGCCTGGTCGCGCGCATCTTCCCGCCCGAAAGCGTGCTCGACGAAGCGCTCGCCGCGGCCGCGAAGATCGCCGAGTTCTCGCTGCCGGTGTTGATGATGATGAAGGAAACGGTGAACCGCGCCTTCGAGGGACCGCTCAACGAAGGCCTGCTGTTCGAGCGGCGCACGCTGCACGCGACCTTCGGTCTGGCGGATCAGAAGGAAGGCATGGCCGCCTTCGTCGAGAAGCGTCCGCCGCGCTTCACTCACCGCTGA
- the aliA gene encoding cyclohexanecarboxylate-CoA ligase, translated as MNFDPVLLADRMAPMKAAGVWRDETIDVHFRRALENCADKLAVVGYRDGQPEPVRLSYRELDRRVDLIARGLAALGVGKSDVVTFQLPNRWEFVALSLACARLGAAANPVMPIFRQHELGYMLNFAESKVFVVPTVFRKFDHASMARELQPKLPHLKQVVVVDGDGEDSFDHVLMREDTPPLSGPGLAPDDVSLLMYTSGTTGEPKGVMHTSNTLFSNLHAYMATMELSPSDIILGASPMAHLTGYGYLAMLPLILNSTTVLQEIWDAARALEIVRDEGVTFSMASAAFIADLCAAVEAGSPVSPQFTKFNCAGAPIPPVVVQRAWDLMGMRVCSAWGMTESGAVTVTEPARSLEKSGISDGRPLPGIEVRITDASGTEELPVGETGNLLIRGSSLFAGYLKRPQLNGVTAGGWFDTGDLAYQDSEGYIRINGRSKDIVIRGGENIPVVEIENLLYRHPSITTVAVVGYPDRRLGERVCAFVSLKPGCTLSFDDMTAYLDKQQVAKQYYPERLEIVEDLPRTPAGKLQKFKLRETAKSFGNGQ; from the coding sequence ATGAATTTCGACCCGGTGCTGCTCGCCGACCGCATGGCCCCGATGAAGGCCGCCGGCGTGTGGCGCGACGAGACGATCGATGTGCATTTCCGGCGTGCGCTCGAAAACTGCGCCGACAAGCTGGCCGTCGTCGGCTACCGCGACGGACAGCCGGAGCCAGTTCGCCTCAGCTATCGCGAACTGGACCGGCGCGTCGACCTGATCGCCCGCGGTCTCGCGGCACTGGGCGTGGGCAAGTCGGATGTCGTGACCTTCCAGCTGCCCAACCGATGGGAATTCGTCGCGCTGTCGCTCGCGTGCGCGCGCCTCGGTGCTGCGGCCAACCCGGTGATGCCGATCTTCCGCCAGCACGAACTCGGCTACATGCTGAACTTTGCCGAATCCAAGGTCTTCGTCGTCCCGACGGTGTTCCGCAAGTTCGACCACGCTTCGATGGCGCGCGAACTGCAGCCGAAGCTGCCGCATCTGAAGCAGGTCGTGGTCGTGGACGGCGACGGCGAGGACAGCTTCGACCACGTGCTCATGCGCGAGGACACCCCGCCGCTCTCCGGCCCGGGGCTCGCGCCCGACGACGTGTCGCTGCTCATGTACACGTCGGGCACGACGGGCGAGCCCAAGGGCGTGATGCACACCTCGAACACGCTCTTCTCCAACCTCCATGCCTACATGGCGACCATGGAGCTCAGCCCCTCGGACATCATCCTCGGTGCGTCGCCGATGGCGCACCTCACGGGCTACGGCTACCTCGCGATGCTGCCGCTGATCCTCAACTCCACCACCGTGCTGCAGGAAATCTGGGATGCGGCGCGCGCGCTCGAGATCGTCCGTGACGAAGGCGTGACCTTCAGCATGGCATCGGCCGCCTTCATCGCCGACCTGTGCGCCGCAGTCGAAGCGGGTTCCCCGGTGTCGCCGCAGTTCACCAAGTTCAACTGCGCCGGCGCGCCGATTCCGCCGGTCGTGGTCCAGCGTGCCTGGGACCTGATGGGCATGCGCGTCTGCTCCGCGTGGGGCATGACCGAGAGCGGCGCCGTGACGGTCACCGAACCGGCGCGTTCGCTGGAAAAATCGGGCATCTCCGACGGCCGGCCGCTTCCCGGCATCGAAGTGCGCATCACCGACGCCAGCGGCACCGAAGAACTACCCGTCGGCGAGACCGGCAACCTGCTGATCCGCGGTTCCTCGCTGTTCGCCGGCTACCTCAAGCGCCCGCAGCTCAACGGCGTCACCGCCGGGGGCTGGTTCGACACCGGCGACCTCGCCTACCAGGACAGCGAGGGCTACATCCGCATCAACGGCCGCAGCAAGGACATCGTGATCCGCGGCGGCGAGAACATCCCGGTTGTCGAGATCGAGAACCTGCTCTACCGCCACCCCTCGATCACCACGGTCGCCGTCGTCGGTTACCCCGACCGGCGCCTGGGCGAGCGCGTGTGCGCGTTCGTGTCGCTGAAACCCGGCTGCACGCTCAGCTTTGACGACATGACTGCCTATCTCGACAAGCAGCAGGTCGCCAAGCAGTACTACCCCGAGCGCCTCGAGATCGTCGAGGACCTGCCCCGCACGCCGGCCGGCAAGCTGCAGAAGTTCAAGCTGCGCGAGACCGCAAAGTCCTTCGGCAACGGTCAGTGA
- the aliB gene encoding cyclohexanecarboxyl-CoA dehydrogenase, whose translation MDFSLSPEQQALVDTASRYARERLAPSYKAREKAERIEREVIREMGELGFLGPELSEAHGGLGVDCVTSGLLLEQISYGDFNVSYVNLLTSLCGQIVANYAKPEIAKEWLGQVIAGKKSIAIALTEPSAGSDAARLKLKATRDGDFWVLNGEKTSISMATQSDVAVVFARTGSDADRARGISAFLVPMDLPGITRTAFDDIGTRPVGRGSIFFDDVRVPAEMMLGDEGKGFVQVMQGFDYSRALIGIQCMGVVRASLDETWRYVQEREAFGKKIGEFQGVTFPLAEAETMYEACRALCLKTLWLKDQGLEHTAEAAMCKWWAPKLACEIIHQCLLTHGHGGYASDYDFGQRYRDVMGLQIGDGTANIMKMIIGRQKIAAHQV comes from the coding sequence ATGGATTTCAGTCTCAGCCCCGAGCAGCAGGCGCTCGTCGATACCGCCAGCCGTTATGCCCGCGAGCGTCTCGCCCCGAGCTACAAGGCACGTGAAAAGGCCGAGCGCATCGAGCGCGAAGTGATCCGCGAGATGGGCGAACTCGGCTTCCTCGGGCCGGAGCTGTCGGAAGCGCACGGCGGCCTGGGCGTGGACTGCGTGACCAGCGGCCTGCTGCTGGAGCAGATCTCCTACGGCGACTTCAATGTCTCGTACGTGAACCTCCTCACCTCGCTGTGCGGCCAGATCGTCGCCAACTATGCGAAGCCGGAGATCGCGAAGGAATGGCTGGGCCAGGTCATCGCCGGCAAGAAGTCGATCGCGATCGCGCTGACCGAGCCGAGCGCCGGTTCCGACGCGGCGCGCCTCAAGCTGAAGGCGACGCGCGACGGCGATTTCTGGGTGCTCAACGGCGAGAAGACCTCGATCTCGATGGCCACCCAGTCGGACGTGGCGGTGGTGTTTGCCCGCACCGGCAGCGACGCCGACCGCGCCCGTGGCATCAGTGCCTTCCTCGTGCCGATGGACTTGCCGGGCATCACCCGCACGGCCTTTGACGATATCGGCACCCGCCCAGTGGGTCGCGGCTCGATCTTCTTCGACGACGTGCGCGTGCCGGCCGAGATGATGCTCGGCGACGAGGGCAAGGGTTTCGTGCAGGTGATGCAGGGCTTCGACTACAGCCGCGCGCTGATCGGCATCCAGTGCATGGGTGTGGTGCGCGCCTCGCTCGACGAGACCTGGCGCTATGTGCAGGAACGCGAGGCCTTCGGCAAGAAGATCGGCGAGTTCCAGGGCGTGACCTTCCCGCTGGCCGAAGCCGAGACGATGTACGAGGCCTGCCGCGCGCTATGCCTGAAGACGCTGTGGCTGAAGGACCAGGGCCTCGAGCACACGGCCGAGGCGGCGATGTGCAAGTGGTGGGCGCCCAAGCTGGCGTGCGAAATCATCCACCAGTGCCTGCTCACGCACGGTCACGGCGGTTACGCGAGCGACTACGACTTCGGTCAGCGTTATCGCGATGTCATGGGGCTGCAGATCGGCGACGGCACCGCGAACATCATGAAGATGATCATCGGTCGCCAGAAGATCGCGGCGCACCAGGTTTAA